The region AAGGGGCACCATGGAATATCGTGTTCTTCTCCATTGGAATGTACGTGGTGGTCTATGGACTAGGTAATGCCGGATTGACATCGGCATTGGCAGGTATAATTCAAACAGTAGCTGACCAGGGTTTATTTGTTGCAACGGTTGGCATGGGATTTATTGCAGCCTTTCTATCATCCATCATGAATAATATGCCTACCGTAATGATTGATGCATTAGCCATTGCGGAAACAAGTACATCTGGTGTGTTACGAGAAGCTCTTATTTATGCAAATGTAGTCGGGTCAGATTTGGGTCCCAAAATCACACCGATTGGTTCTTTGGCAACATTAGTATGGCTGTATGTACTATCTCAAAAAGGTGTTAAGATTTCATGGGGAACTTATTTTAAAACAGGTATTATTTTAACACTTCCTATCTTATTGATTACATTGGTAGGACTATATCTAACATTGATTCTATTTTAAAAAGGAGCTTGATTATGTCTAAAAAAACAATCTATTTCTTATGTACTGGAAATTCTTGCAGAAGCCAAATGGCTGAAGGCTGGGCGAAAAAATATCTTGGAGATGCTTGGGAAGTGAAAAGTGCAGGTATTGAGGCACATGGTTTAAATCCCAATGCAGTAAAGGCAATGCAAGAGGTTGATATTGATATTTCTAACCAGACATCGGATATTATTGACCCGGAAATCTTAAACAATGCAGACTTTGTAGTCACTTTATGCGGAGACGCTGCGGATAAATGTCCAATGACACCGCCACAAGTGAAACGTGACCATTGGGGGTTTGACGATCCAGCTAAAGCTCAAGGGAATGAAGAGGAAAAATGGA is a window of Lentibacillus daqui DNA encoding:
- the arsC gene encoding arsenate reductase (thioredoxin), with the protein product MSKKTIYFLCTGNSCRSQMAEGWAKKYLGDAWEVKSAGIEAHGLNPNAVKAMQEVDIDISNQTSDIIDPEILNNADFVVTLCGDAADKCPMTPPQVKRDHWGFDDPAKAQGNEEEKWIVFQNVRDQIGERIKRFAETGE